CCCGAAGCCGCTACCCGGAAATGCCCGCCCCGTGCTGCATCCAGCAGTGCGGCAAAGACGCTCGGCCGGTCCATGTGGGGAAAACAGCACCAGTCTATAGAGCCGTCGAGACCAATCAGCGCCACGGAACGCAGGTTCCCGATAGCGGCATAGGCGGAGATCGGTTGGTAACGATGATCGCCGGTCATGCGAGGTCTCCTGATCGCAAAGCACCCTTCGACGCCATTACGGCGGCACGGGATGAAAGAATATTGCTGCGGGAGGGAATATCCTTACGCCGTTGCACCCGATCCGGAAAGGGCCGGGAGCACGTGCGTGCCGAACTCCTCGATAAAGCGCTCCTGATCTCTATTAACATTGTGGACGTAAAGGTGATCGAAGCCGAGATCGAGATACTCCTGCAGCCACTCCCTATGCCTGCTTATGTCAGAAGAGATCTGCACATGCCCGTGCATGTCTTCGGGGGTGACGAACTGCGCGGCGGCATCCATTATCTCGGGAGAGCGGAGCTCGGTATGCGCCGCGCTGTCGAGAATCGTGCTCCTCCACTGGTCCCATGCCCCGTGCAGCGCCTCCTCCTCGGTGGCAGCATAGGATATCTGCATCTGGAGGAACATCGGCTTCCCCTCGCCGCCGCCGTTGCGGAACGCTTCGATGACCTTGTTGAGCTCGTCCCCGGGCTTCGATACGGTGATCAAGCCGTCCGCCCACCCGCCGACCCACGCCGCTGTTTCAGGAGTGATGGCCGCGCCGATAAGGAGCGGCGGGTTCGGGGGCCGGGTATAGAGTTTCGCCTCCTCGACCGCAACGAGGCCGTAGTGCGTCACGGTCTCGCCCGCCCAGAGGGCGCGCATGATCCCTGCGCACTCGAGCAGCCGCTCGTTCCGTTCCGCTTTCGGCGGCCAGCGGTCCCCGGTGATCGCCTCGTTGAGCAGCTGGCCGCTGCCTATCGCGACCCAGAAGCGGTCGGGGAACATCTCGGCGAGCGTCGCCGCGGCCTGCGCGATGATCGCAGGATGATACCGCTGGCCCGGTGCGCAGACCACGCCGAAAGGGAGCGACGTCGCCTGCAACGCCGCCCCCAGCCACGACCAGGCGAAGCCGCTCTCGCCCTGCCGGGGATTCCAGGGATAGAAATGGTCGGAGCACATCGCCGCAGCAAACCCGGCAGCCTCAGCCATCCTGGCCAGCTCGAGCAGCCTGCCTGGTTTGAACTGCTCATGAGAGGCGTGGAAGCCTATCTTCACCCCGCTCATCTCTTTAGAGGTCCTTAAAGCCGCTCAAGGATTCCTTGCAGGACCGCTTTCTCGCTCTTCAGCGGCTCTCGTCCCGACTCCGTATCGGCTATCACGAGTCTGAGCTCCGAAAGATACGAGCTCAGCGCCTTCTTCAGCGTATTCCTCTCCTCCTCGCTCAGCTCCAGGCTCGTCTTCGCTTCGATTGCCATGGTCCGGACCTCCTTTCGGGGAGTAGGCGGGTTACCGTCTCTGCAGATTGGCCTCGATCCTGCGGCTTATCGACCGTGAAACCTCCTCGCTGCCGTACGTGCCGACTTTAATCGCGACCGCCGTGATGTCCGGCTTCTTCGCCTGCATATCGATGGCGACCAGGGTGCCGTCAGGCATCCTCGCATCAAGGATGCCGCCGGTCGCATCTTTGCGTGCCGCGGTGACGGTCGCATTGAAGTCCCGCAACGCCTCCCGTGCCGCATCGTGGGTTCTGAACACCGTATTGGGGTACGTCGCCTGGAGCGCCCCCCCGGAATAGGTCGCCGCAGACTCTCCATAGGGTGGCTCATATCCCCTTGTGCCCATCATGGCGCATCCCTGCACCTGCAGGGCGATCAGGAAGAGAATGGTTGCCGCTCTTTTCGTCGTCCTCATATGCCGACACCTCCTCTGTGCGGAATAGCTTTGTGTGGCGGTTACCGGAAACGAGAGCATCCCGGATCGATGCTCGCTGCTGCGGCAGCGGTATTGTTCGGAAAGAGAGTTGATGAGCCTGCTCTGCCACGCAGGGCGCTGTATCTATCTAAACGGTAGCATGCGAAGGGAGGCGTGTCAAACAACAGCGCCGTCGGCAGACAGGGAGGAATACACTTATCCTGAGCCGCTCTAAGGGTTCCAGAGATACAGGAACCGGACCCCGGCGGAAGACAACAATTCTTCCGCGTTGATCGAGACGAGGTTGATCACCTGCGGGCCGGGCACGGGCATTCCCGAGTAGATGGTCGAGGCGAAGTCTCCCGGCCTGGTGTACATGACGACCCTCGCCTGCTCGATCTTCAGCGCCTTCTTCATCGCTTCGATCGTTTCGTCCAGGTATGCCGTCTCATCGATCAGGCCTGCTGCCCGGGCCTGGCCCGCGGTCATGATGCGGCCGTCGGCAAGGGCGCGGATCTCCTGCTCGGAGAGCTGCTTCTGCCTGCTCGCGTGGACCACTGCGATAAACCGCGCGAAGAGCCCGTCGATGATGCCCTGAAGCATCTTCTGCTCCTCGGGGGAGCTGGGGCGGAAGGGAGACCAGAAGTCCTTCTTCGGACCCGACGTATACGTCTCGCTGACAACCCCGATCTTCGAAAAGAGGCCGTCGGCGTTGAGCTTCATCGCGAGCACTCCTATGCTGCCGGTGACCGACGCCGGACTGGCGATGATACGGTCGGCGGCAGCTGCCACATAATACCCTCCCGAAGCGCCGACCTCCATTATGTATGCGTATACGGGCACCTTCCGCTTCTCCTTGAAGCGCACGAGATCGTGATAGATCGTATCGCTTGCGGCAACGCTGCCGCCGGGTGAATTGATCCTCACGATCACCCCTGCGACCGCCGCATCGCCCTCCGCCTTGCGGAGCGCCTCTCTGAAGAAGGCGACGGCCGAGGGCTTCGTCCTCAGCAGGCCCTCGGACTTCTCCTTGAACGATATCATGCCGTCCAGGTCGAGCAGCAGCAGCTTGGGTCTCCCCTCTCCCTCGATCAGCTCCTCCTCGAGCTGCTTTGCAGCAGGGGTGAGGGTGACGTTGACAAAAGCGCATCCAGAAAGGATAGAGAGGATAAGGACCAGCGGCAGTATCGTTCTTTTCATTCCAGGCTCCTTGCAGACAGATATGGGCGCAGGCGCTTGCCTATTAACCTATTACCAGAAAACAGGCCCCTTGTCCACCACAAAACGGCCTGCGCCTCCGGTGCAGCCCTTGCAGGGGAGGCGCTGCCCCTGCGCGCTCCTCCCTAACGTTTCTGCACCTTTCGCCCGTCTTCGGTTATCATATGAGTAGCAATGCACAACCACCAGCGCTTCTCGGCACTTTATGCCAGGGACTTCAGGCTCTTCTGGTTCGGCCAGATCATCTCCCTCTCGGGGACCTGGATGCACTCGGTCGCGCAGAGCTGGCTCGTCTACTCCCTGACGAAGTCGCCGCTCTCCCTCGGCATCATAGCCTCCCTGTCTTCGCTGCCGATACTCATCCTCACGCTCTTCGGGGGAATGGTCGCTGACCGGTATCCGAAACGCAATATCCTCATTGTCACCCAGGTGCTCTCCGTCCTTCCCGCCCTGGCCCTCGGCATTCTCACCGACACCGATACGATCACGATATGGCAGGTGGGCATCATCGCCTTCTTCCTCGGCACGGTCAATGCCTTCGACGTTCCTGCGCGGCAGGCATTCCTCGCCGAAGTAGTCAACAAGGGGGACATCACCAATGCCATAGCCCTCAACTCCGCCGCCTTCAACGGCGCCCGGGTCATCGGGCCGGTGATAGCCGGGTTCCTGATCGCCCGTTTCGGGCTCCCCGCCTGTTTCTATCTCAACGCCCTCAGCTTCGTCGCGGTCATCGTCGCGCTCTCGAAGATACAGGCGCGCGGTGTCGTCACGGCGCGCTCCGCCGGGTTCTTTTCCGATATCGCCGCGGGCGGGCGCTTCGTCATGAAGGAGCGCGCCATACTCTACATCATGGCGCTCATCGGGCTCTTCAGCCTCTTCGGCATTCCGTACATTACGCTCCTGCCGGTGCTCGCCGCCGAGATCCTCCATGTCGGAGCAAAGGGCCTCAGCCTTCTCGTCGCCGCCGCAGGAGCGGGCTCGCTCTGCGCAGCGCTCATCATCGCCTTCAAGGGGGAGGTGGAGCGCAAGGATATCTACATCCCCCTCTCGGGGCTCGTCTTTTCGGTGGCGATTCTCGGCATCTCCTTTTCGCGGAGCTTCCACCTCTCGCTCTTTTTCATCTTCCTCGCCGGCTGGGGGGTGGTCAGCTACCTGGCGACGAGCAACAGCTACATACAGAACATGGTGCCCGATGCGCTCAGGGGCAGGGTCATGAGCCTCTACATCCTCGTCTTTCTCGGCCTCGCGCCCGTGGGCAACTCGGTCATCGGTGTCACGGCCGACCTCCTGGGGACCATCGCCTCGCTGAAGATGTTTGCCGCAATCTGCATCGGCGGTAGTATACTATTCGCAGCGGTCTTCAGAAGGGCCGCGGCCCCCGGCGCGGTGCTGCCCGGGGAATCGGGGTAGCTCCAAGGAGAGGCGATGCGATTACTGGCGATAGAGACGGCGACAGCGGTGGGCGGCGTGGCGATCATGGAAGATGACCTGCTCATCGCCGAGTCGAGAGCCAACGTGAAGGTGACCCACTCCGAGCGCCTCCTGACCGAGATCGACCATGCGCTCACAAGCTCCCGCCTCACCATCGACGCTATCGATGTCTTCGCCCTTTCCACAGGCCCCGGGTCGTTCACCGGGCTCAGGGTCGGTCTCAGCACGCTCAAAGGGCTCGCCTACGCCACCGCCAAGAAGGTGGTCGCGGTCCCGACGCTCGAGGCGTTCGCCTCGGCTATCACCTTCACCCCGCATATGATCTGTCCGCTCCTCGACGCCCGGCGGCGGGAGGTCTATGCAGGGGTGTTCGCCTGGGAGGGAGACGGGCTCGTCCGCATACTGCCCGAGCAGGCCGTGAAGCTCGAGACCCTGCTCGCCCGCCTCCACGAGCCGGTGGTCTTCCTCGGCGAGGGGGCTGCGCTGTACCGGAAGACCATAGAAGAGATCATGGGAGAGCGGGCGCTCTTCGCCCGGCCGCGCGACATGGCGCCGTCGCCCGCGACCGTGGCAGCGCTCGGGATGCAGCGCGCCCGGAGCGGCGCCTTCGAAGACCCCGTTCGCCTCACGCCGCTCTATCTCAGGAAATCCGAAGCAGAGCTCAAATCACCCTCGTAACTGCCGGCAGCGAGGCCGCGATGAGACCGATCCGTATCCGCGAGATGTCACCCGACGATATACCCGAGATCATGCGCATCGAGCTCGAAGCCTTCACAACGCCCTGGACAGAAACGTCATTCAAGACCGAGCTCTACAGCAGGTTCTCCCTGACCAGGGTCGCGGTGCTCGACGGCGCAATCATCGGCTATATCTGCGTGCGCCAGATCGCCGATGAATGCCACCTGATGGACCTGGCGGTCCACCCCGGCCATCGGCAGCAGGGAGTGGCGACGCTGCTCCTCGAGGATATTCTGCAGGACATCTCGGCGTCGGAGTGCCGCTTCCTTTATCTCGAGGTGAGGATGTCGAACCAGGCGGCCAAGAGACTCTACGAAAAATTCGGCTTCAGGGTCGTGGGCATACGGAAAAACTACTATATCAACCCCTCGGAAAACGCGCTCGTCATGATGCGGGAGCTGAAGCAGGAGGACACGCCGGCATAACGCGGACAGCACATCACAAGCTCGAAAACCCAGGCGCCAAACGAGAGATGCCCTCTCGATAACCGCCATTCCCCTTGTTCAGGGGTTGGTGCTCAGGATTTCGGACTTGCCGTCAGCTGCGTGCACGTTACCTTGTCGAGTTTCAGAAAACGCATGCAGCCGTTGCAGGAGATGCAGTCCGCCTTTTCCTTGCCTGCCCTGAATCTCTCCGGCAGGTCGGGCTCGCGGATGAGGGGGCGCGAGAGCGAGACGAGATCGGCATCCCCGCTGCCGAGGACCTCTTCCATCACGCTCCTCGAACGGAGACCGCCGACGAGCATGACCGGCACAGCCACCCGTTCCTTGAAGCGGCGCGCCAGGGTCCTGAAGTATGCCTCCTGTCCGGGGGCGAGGATGCCTGTCTGCACGGTCCTGCCCCCCGACTCGTACATGCCGCCGCTCACCTCGATGGCGGCAACGCCGAGGTCTTCGAGCCGCAATGCGGTCCTGAGGCTCTCTGCGGGGCCGAGCCCTCCCTCGACGAAATCGTCGGCATTCATTTTTATCATCAGGGGATAGGCTGCCCCCGTTTCCTTGCGCATCGCCTTGACGACCTCTTCGAGGAAATGGAACCGCCGCTCCTCGTCGCCTCCCCAATAATCCGTTCTCCGGTTGGTGTGGGGAGAAAGGAACTCGTTCACGAGATAGCCGTGCGCCGCGTGCACCTGGACGCCGTCGAACCCCGCATACTGCGCCCTGCCCGCAGCCTCGCCAAAGGCCTCGACGATCTCCCATATCTCCTCGTTCGTCATCTCCCGCGGCATCACCCTGGTGGAGGGGTCGTAGACTCCCGACGGCGCTATCGGCTGCATGCCGCCGAGGAACGACGGGAGGCACTGCCTGCCGCCGTGCACCAGCTGGAGAACGATCTTTCCGTCGCGGCGGTGCACGGTATCGACGAGCCGCCTGAGCTTATCGATATAAAAGTCGTTATGGATGCAGAGCATCTGCGGCACCGAACGGCCCGAGACATGGACGAGGGCATTGCCGGTGATGATCAGCCCGACGCCTCCCAGGGCGAGCTCCTCATAGAACGCGATCAGTTCGTCGGTGACAAAGCCGTCCACATCCGCACGCTTCTCGTACGTTGCGGAACGGACCATCCGGTTCCCGAGCTGCATCCGGGCGAGAGAAAAAGGTTCGAAGAGCATCAGCTCCTCCTTGCGGCGTTCTTCATACGGACCGCCATGGTGATCGCCTCGATCATGCTCGAAGGCCCGGCTACGCCTTTCCAGGCGATATCGTAGGCGGTGCCGTGGTCCGGAGAGGTCCGCACCAGGGGAAGCCCGACGGTCACATTGACCCCGGTATCGAAGGCGATCATTTTAAGGGGGACCAGCCCCTGATCATGGTACATGCAGACGACGATATCGAACTCGCCTTTGTAGGCCTTATGAAAGAGGGCGTCGGCCGGGTACGGACCGGAAGCGGAGATGCCGCGGAGCTGCGCCTCCTTGACAGCGGGGAGTATCTCCATAATATCTTCGCTGCCGAAGATGCCCGCCTCCCCTGCGTGGGGGTTCAGCGCGGCAACGGCGATGCGCGGCTGCTCGATACCGAGCATGCTGCAGGCGCGCTCGGCAAGGCCGATAGTCTTGAGCACGCGCTCTTTGGTAACCAGATCGGGAACCTGCCTGATCGCTGCATGGATGGTGACGAGGATGACACGCAGAGGCCCGCCCGCGAGCATCATGGCAAAGTCCCTTGTCCCTGTCAGCTCTGCAAGAAGCTCCGTATGCCCCGGCCATGGATAGCCCGCGAGCTTCAGCGCCTCCTTCGAGATCGGGGCGGTAACCATGGCGTCGGCGCGCCTCTCCATGACCAGCTCTACCGCTTTCTTTACATAGGCGACGGCAGCGCTGCCCCCGAGAGCGGTGGGCCTGCCTTTTTCGAAACCGCCGGTTACAGCGCCGCACTCCACCAGCTCGAAGGCGGACGGATCGATCGAAAGGTTCAGTGCAGATGCGGCTTCAGCGAGCACCGCGCGGTCGCCGATGACGACGGGTGTGCACTGCCCGGCAACCTCCCGGGAGAGGAGAGACTTCAGGACGATCTCGGGGCCGATCCCCGCAGGGTCGCCTATGGTAATCGCTACTCTTCTCGGCGTATTCATACCTACTGCCGGATGACGTTCACCCCTTCGGGAGGAGAGAACTCGAAGACCTTATCGCCGACGCCCGTATTGGTCCTCACGTTCTTCAGCTGGATCTCGATCCTGTTGCCCAGCGTATCGGTGACGAACAGCGCCGCTATCGGGAACCCGCTCGGGGCGGTCTCGAGCTCCACTGCCGCGATGTTTCCCATGGGGCGCTTCGGCTTCAGGTGAAGCCGGCCGCTCCGCATCGAGATGTCGAACTCCTTCCGGATATCGCCGAAGCCGCTCAGCAGGGCGATGGGCGCCTGCCCGTAGGTCGCCCGGTCGAACTGCGACCTGAAGGCCTGTTTCTCCTTTTTTTGATAGATAATGATATCGTCCCCGGTGATGTAGACCACCTGCGGTCTGTCGCCCTTGAACTCCCACTTCACCTTCGGGGGCTTTATGAAAAACTGGCCGTTGTAGGTATCGGTCCTCTTGAGGTCCTTGATGAAGCTCCTCTGGACAAAGGCGCCCTGTATATCCTTGATCCCCTCGTATGCCTTCTGTATCCGGGCCACCTCCTCATCGGCAGCAGCGGCAGAGGAAAAAGACGGGGTAACCGCTATGAGGAGAGCACCGATGATAAAAGGGAAAACAAGCGCACTGCAGACCGCGCGTGCTTTCCTTCGCCTCGCCTCTTTATTCTTTATTTTGGATGCTGATTGCTGAGTGCTGACTGCTGATAGCTGATTGCTGATTGCTCTATTCACGCTCATCTCCTCCCCAGAAAATCCCTCGGTTTTCCTGCGCCCCTCGGCGGCCCGACGAGACCGTCCTCGGCGAGCAGATCCATTATGTTCGCCGCCCTGTTGTAGCCGATCTTGAACCGCCGCTGAATGGAGGAGATCGAGACCTCCCCGGCAGCCTCGGCGAACTCTATCACCTTGTGGTACATATCGTCCCGCTCTCCGTCTTCCCCTGCTCCACGCTCCTGATCATCGGCAACGACGATGCTCTCGAACGAGGTGTAATCGGGCCTGCCCTGGGACTTCACGAATTCGGTGACTTCCCGCACCTCGGTCTCGCTCACATAGGCGCCGTGTATGCGGATGACCTTGACCCCCGGCACCATGAAGAGCATATCCCCCATGCCCAGGAGCTGCTCCGCCCCCTGCCCGTCGAGGATGGTGCGCGAATCGATCTTCGAGGTGACCTGGAACGAAATCCGCGCCGGGAAGTTCGCCTTGATCAGGCCGGTGATGACATCGACCGACGGCCGCTGGGTGGCGAGGATGAGATGGATGCCGGACGCCCGCGCCATCTGGGCGAGCCGCGCTATCGCATTCTCCACATCGCTCGGCGCGGTGAACATGAGATCCGCGAGCTCATCGATAAAGACCACGATATAGGGCAGCCGCTCCGAAGGCCCCGCCTGGCGGTTGTAGGTATCGATATTGCGCGCCCCCTTCT
This window of the Nitrospirota bacterium genome carries:
- a CDS encoding TIGR03885 family FMN-dependent LLM class oxidoreductase, whose translation is MSGVKIGFHASHEQFKPGRLLELARMAEAAGFAAAMCSDHFYPWNPRQGESGFAWSWLGAALQATSLPFGVVCAPGQRYHPAIIAQAAATLAEMFPDRFWVAIGSGQLLNEAITGDRWPPKAERNERLLECAGIMRALWAGETVTHYGLVAVEEAKLYTRPPNPPLLIGAAITPETAAWVGGWADGLITVSKPGDELNKVIEAFRNGGGEGKPMFLQMQISYAATEEEALHGAWDQWRSTILDSAAHTELRSPEIMDAAAQFVTPEDMHGHVQISSDISRHREWLQEYLDLGFDHLYVHNVNRDQERFIEEFGTHVLPALSGSGATA
- a CDS encoding DUF3568 family protein, with protein sequence MRTTKRAATILFLIALQVQGCAMMGTRGYEPPYGESAATYSGGALQATYPNTVFRTHDAAREALRDFNATVTAARKDATGGILDARMPDGTLVAIDMQAKKPDITAVAIKVGTYGSEEVSRSISRRIEANLQRR
- the sppA gene encoding signal peptide peptidase SppA; protein product: MKRTILPLVLILSILSGCAFVNVTLTPAAKQLEEELIEGEGRPKLLLLDLDGMISFKEKSEGLLRTKPSAVAFFREALRKAEGDAAVAGVIVRINSPGGSVAASDTIYHDLVRFKEKRKVPVYAYIMEVGASGGYYVAAAADRIIASPASVTGSIGVLAMKLNADGLFSKIGVVSETYTSGPKKDFWSPFRPSSPEEQKMLQGIIDGLFARFIAVVHASRQKQLSEQEIRALADGRIMTAGQARAAGLIDETAYLDETIEAMKKALKIEQARVVMYTRPGDFASTIYSGMPVPGPQVINLVSINAEELLSSAGVRFLYLWNP
- a CDS encoding MFS transporter; amino-acid sequence: MHNHQRFSALYARDFRLFWFGQIISLSGTWMHSVAQSWLVYSLTKSPLSLGIIASLSSLPILILTLFGGMVADRYPKRNILIVTQVLSVLPALALGILTDTDTITIWQVGIIAFFLGTVNAFDVPARQAFLAEVVNKGDITNAIALNSAAFNGARVIGPVIAGFLIARFGLPACFYLNALSFVAVIVALSKIQARGVVTARSAGFFSDIAAGGRFVMKERAILYIMALIGLFSLFGIPYITLLPVLAAEILHVGAKGLSLLVAAAGAGSLCAALIIAFKGEVERKDIYIPLSGLVFSVAILGISFSRSFHLSLFFIFLAGWGVVSYLATSNSYIQNMVPDALRGRVMSLYILVFLGLAPVGNSVIGVTADLLGTIASLKMFAAICIGGSILFAAVFRRAAAPGAVLPGESG
- the tsaB gene encoding tRNA (adenosine(37)-N6)-threonylcarbamoyltransferase complex dimerization subunit type 1 TsaB, which produces MRLLAIETATAVGGVAIMEDDLLIAESRANVKVTHSERLLTEIDHALTSSRLTIDAIDVFALSTGPGSFTGLRVGLSTLKGLAYATAKKVVAVPTLEAFASAITFTPHMICPLLDARRREVYAGVFAWEGDGLVRILPEQAVKLETLLARLHEPVVFLGEGAALYRKTIEEIMGERALFARPRDMAPSPATVAALGMQRARSGAFEDPVRLTPLYLRKSEAELKSPS
- the rimI gene encoding ribosomal protein S18-alanine N-acetyltransferase is translated as MRPIRIREMSPDDIPEIMRIELEAFTTPWTETSFKTELYSRFSLTRVAVLDGAIIGYICVRQIADECHLMDLAVHPGHRQQGVATLLLEDILQDISASECRFLYLEVRMSNQAAKRLYEKFGFRVVGIRKNYYINPSENALVMMRELKQEDTPA
- a CDS encoding NADH:flavin oxidoreductase, with amino-acid sequence MLFEPFSLARMQLGNRMVRSATYEKRADVDGFVTDELIAFYEELALGGVGLIITGNALVHVSGRSVPQMLCIHNDFYIDKLRRLVDTVHRRDGKIVLQLVHGGRQCLPSFLGGMQPIAPSGVYDPSTRVMPREMTNEEIWEIVEAFGEAAGRAQYAGFDGVQVHAAHGYLVNEFLSPHTNRRTDYWGGDEERRFHFLEEVVKAMRKETGAAYPLMIKMNADDFVEGGLGPAESLRTALRLEDLGVAAIEVSGGMYESGGRTVQTGILAPGQEAYFRTLARRFKERVAVPVMLVGGLRSRSVMEEVLGSGDADLVSLSRPLIREPDLPERFRAGKEKADCISCNGCMRFLKLDKVTCTQLTASPKS
- the pdxA gene encoding 4-hydroxythreonine-4-phosphate dehydrogenase PdxA — protein: MNTPRRVAITIGDPAGIGPEIVLKSLLSREVAGQCTPVVIGDRAVLAEAASALNLSIDPSAFELVECGAVTGGFEKGRPTALGGSAAVAYVKKAVELVMERRADAMVTAPISKEALKLAGYPWPGHTELLAELTGTRDFAMMLAGGPLRVILVTIHAAIRQVPDLVTKERVLKTIGLAERACSMLGIEQPRIAVAALNPHAGEAGIFGSEDIMEILPAVKEAQLRGISASGPYPADALFHKAYKGEFDIVVCMYHDQGLVPLKMIAFDTGVNVTVGLPLVRTSPDHGTAYDIAWKGVAGPSSMIEAITMAVRMKNAARRS
- a CDS encoding outer membrane lipoprotein carrier protein LolA, encoding MNRAISNQLSAVSTQQSASKIKNKEARRRKARAVCSALVFPFIIGALLIAVTPSFSSAAAADEEVARIQKAYEGIKDIQGAFVQRSFIKDLKRTDTYNGQFFIKPPKVKWEFKGDRPQVVYITGDDIIIYQKKEKQAFRSQFDRATYGQAPIALLSGFGDIRKEFDISMRSGRLHLKPKRPMGNIAAVELETAPSGFPIAALFVTDTLGNRIEIQLKNVRTNTGVGDKVFEFSPPEGVNVIRQ